The following are from one region of the Paenibacillus sp. JZ16 genome:
- the pnp gene encoding polyribonucleotide nucleotidyltransferase has protein sequence METRVEMQLGGRPLVFETGRLAKQANAAVMVRYGETAVLCTVTASSEPKDLDFFPLTVNYEERLYAVGKIPGGFIKREGRPSEKAILASRLTDRPIRPLFPEGFRNDVQVLNLVMSVDQDCEPEIAAMIGTSAALSISDVPFNGPIGGVAVGRVDGKFVVNPNIAEQEVSDIYLVVAGTKDAIMMVEAEANEVPEEVMLEAIMFGHEEIKKIVAKIEELVAACGKEKMAVKLHAVNETVNREVRDFAEARLVEAVRIEEKHARQDAIDAINDEAYTVFEEKYIETPELLKDVKEVLHDIVKEEVRRLITHDKVRPDGRGLSEIRPIDCDTSLLPRTHGSGLFTRGQTQALSVCTLGALGDVQILDGIDLEETKRFMHHYNFPPFSVGEARPLRAPGRREIGHGALGERALSKVIPNEVEFPYTIRLVSEVIESNGSTSQASICASTLAMMDAGVPIKAPVAGVAMGLIKDGDHVSILTDIQGMEDHLGDMDFKVAGTPDGVTAIQMDIKIDGIDRAILQEALQQAKEGRMHILGKMAEAIQKPRETLSQYAPKIITMQINPDKIRDVIGAGGKIINKIIEETGVKIDIEQDGRVFIASSNDEMNKKALSIIEGIVREVAVGEIYTGTVKRIEKFGAFVEILPNKDGLVHISQLSTERVAKVEDVVAIGDVITVKVTEIDQQGRINLSRKAVLTAETNKSGS, from the coding sequence ATGGAAACACGTGTTGAAATGCAGCTTGGCGGAAGACCCCTCGTGTTCGAAACAGGGCGCCTTGCGAAGCAGGCAAATGCGGCTGTGATGGTTCGTTACGGCGAAACGGCAGTCCTGTGTACAGTGACAGCTTCCAGTGAACCGAAGGATTTGGATTTCTTTCCATTGACGGTCAACTATGAGGAGCGTTTGTACGCCGTCGGTAAAATTCCGGGTGGATTCATCAAACGGGAAGGCAGACCAAGCGAGAAAGCGATTCTTGCCAGCCGTCTGACAGACCGTCCGATTCGTCCGTTGTTCCCTGAAGGCTTCCGTAATGATGTACAGGTTCTGAACCTCGTGATGAGCGTAGATCAGGATTGCGAGCCGGAAATCGCGGCAATGATCGGTACTTCCGCTGCCTTGAGCATCTCGGATGTGCCTTTTAACGGCCCGATCGGCGGCGTAGCGGTCGGTCGCGTTGACGGGAAATTCGTGGTGAACCCGAATATTGCCGAGCAGGAAGTAAGTGATATCTATCTGGTCGTCGCTGGCACCAAAGATGCGATCATGATGGTTGAAGCCGAAGCAAACGAGGTTCCTGAGGAAGTCATGCTGGAAGCAATCATGTTCGGGCATGAGGAAATCAAGAAAATCGTAGCCAAGATCGAAGAACTCGTAGCCGCTTGCGGTAAAGAGAAAATGGCGGTTAAACTTCATGCGGTCAATGAAACGGTGAATCGTGAAGTGCGCGATTTCGCCGAAGCTCGTCTTGTTGAAGCGGTTCGCATTGAGGAGAAACATGCTCGCCAGGATGCGATTGACGCTATCAATGATGAAGCGTACACCGTATTTGAAGAGAAGTATATCGAGACGCCTGAGTTGTTGAAGGATGTTAAAGAAGTGCTTCACGATATCGTGAAGGAAGAAGTTCGACGTTTGATCACGCATGACAAGGTTCGTCCGGATGGTCGTGGTCTGTCCGAGATCCGTCCTATCGATTGCGATACCAGCCTGCTGCCTAGAACGCATGGTTCCGGTCTGTTTACACGTGGACAAACCCAGGCTCTTAGCGTATGTACACTAGGTGCACTAGGTGATGTACAGATTCTCGATGGAATCGATCTGGAAGAGACCAAGCGTTTCATGCACCATTACAACTTCCCGCCGTTCAGCGTAGGGGAAGCTCGTCCGCTTCGCGCTCCAGGCCGTCGTGAAATTGGTCACGGCGCACTTGGTGAACGTGCATTGTCTAAGGTCATTCCGAATGAAGTGGAATTCCCGTACACGATTCGCCTCGTGTCTGAAGTTATTGAATCGAATGGTTCGACTTCCCAAGCGAGTATTTGTGCGAGCACGCTTGCTATGATGGATGCAGGGGTACCGATCAAAGCACCTGTAGCCGGCGTGGCGATGGGCTTGATTAAAGACGGAGATCATGTTTCCATCTTGACCGATATTCAAGGGATGGAAGACCATCTCGGCGACATGGACTTCAAGGTTGCAGGGACACCTGACGGGGTTACCGCCATTCAGATGGATATCAAGATCGACGGTATCGACCGCGCGATTTTGCAGGAAGCACTGCAGCAGGCCAAAGAAGGACGGATGCATATCCTTGGAAAAATGGCAGAAGCCATTCAAAAGCCAAGAGAAACGTTATCCCAATATGCGCCTAAGATTATTACGATGCAGATCAATCCGGACAAAATCCGTGATGTAATCGGTGCCGGCGGCAAGATCATCAACAAAATCATCGAAGAAACCGGCGTGAAAATCGATATCGAGCAAGACGGCCGCGTGTTTATTGCATCCTCCAACGATGAGATGAACAAAAAAGCTCTTTCGATTATCGAAGGCATAGTGCGTGAGGTAGCTGTTGGCGAAATCTATACAGGTACTGTAAAACGGATTGAGAAATTCGGTGCATTCGTTGAAATCCTGCCTAACAAAGACGGGCTTGTTCATATCTCCCAGCTCTCGACCGAGCGCGTAGCGAAGGTAGAGGACGTGGTTGCAATCGGTGACGTCATTACCGTGAAGGTTACCGAAATCGACCAGCAGGGACGGATTAACCTGTCTCGCAAAGCGGTTTTGACTGCGGAAACAAACAAGAGCGGATCGTAA
- the rpsO gene encoding 30S ribosomal protein S15 translates to MALTQERKQQLIDEHKTHESDTGSPEVQIAILTENITNLTDHLRTHKKDHHSRRGLLKMVGQRRKLLAYLKNKDVKRYSALIEKLGLRR, encoded by the coding sequence ATGGCATTAACTCAAGAACGTAAACAACAACTGATTGACGAGCACAAAACTCATGAGTCCGATACAGGATCTCCAGAGGTGCAAATCGCTATCCTAACGGAAAACATTACGAACTTGACTGACCACTTGCGTACTCACAAGAAGGATCATCATTCCCGTCGTGGATTGTTGAAAATGGTCGGCCAACGCCGTAAGTTGCTTGCATACTTGAAAAACAAGGATGTTAAACGTTACAGTGCTTTGATCGAGAAGCTTGGATTGCGTCGCTAA
- a CDS encoding bifunctional riboflavin kinase/FAD synthetase yields MRVVSLSYPVSSDIVREAAEPKVAAIGQFDGLHLGHASVLSTAVNIARENGVPAALITFYPHPKDVIGKGSYEGYLTPQPDKQQLLEAMGIDILYVVEFNKEFSQVSPETFVEEMLFPLNLQTAVVGFDFRFGHKGAGDAVKLQELGEGRMSVVTVPPFLVDGEKVGSSSIRIALKTGQLSDANRWLGRNYHIRGTVIHGEKRGRKIGFPTANLELTDPFVAPALGVYAVRARTDKHHDWIPGVMNIGVKPTFHEGITEPIFEVHLFDFEGDLYDQIMTVDIVQYIRKEHKFESVQELVEWIQRDAVEARKILKVSE; encoded by the coding sequence ATGAGGGTTGTTTCTTTATCCTATCCTGTATCTTCTGATATTGTACGAGAAGCTGCTGAGCCGAAGGTAGCTGCAATCGGCCAGTTCGACGGTCTTCACCTGGGACATGCCAGCGTGCTTTCGACGGCTGTTAATATTGCGCGGGAGAATGGAGTGCCGGCTGCACTCATTACCTTTTATCCTCATCCGAAAGACGTCATTGGTAAAGGGAGCTATGAGGGATATCTGACACCTCAGCCTGACAAGCAGCAGCTGCTTGAGGCAATGGGGATCGATATTTTGTACGTTGTCGAGTTCAATAAGGAGTTCTCCCAGGTGAGTCCGGAAACGTTTGTTGAAGAAATGCTGTTTCCCTTGAATCTGCAAACGGCGGTTGTCGGATTTGATTTCCGATTCGGCCATAAGGGCGCCGGTGACGCGGTCAAGCTTCAGGAACTCGGCGAAGGCAGGATGTCTGTCGTTACGGTTCCGCCGTTCCTGGTCGATGGCGAGAAGGTGGGAAGTTCATCCATACGGATTGCCTTGAAAACAGGACAGCTGTCGGATGCAAACCGCTGGCTCGGACGGAATTACCATATCCGCGGCACGGTTATTCATGGGGAGAAGCGGGGAAGAAAGATCGGTTTTCCTACTGCCAACTTGGAATTAACCGATCCGTTCGTGGCACCTGCATTAGGCGTCTATGCCGTCCGTGCTCGCACGGATAAGCATCACGACTGGATTCCGGGCGTCATGAACATCGGCGTGAAGCCGACGTTCCACGAAGGGATTACAGAACCGATCTTCGAGGTCCATCTGTTCGATTTTGAAGGGGATCTGTATGACCAGATCATGACGGTGGATATTGTTCAATATATCCGCAAGGAGCATAAATTCGAATCGGTTCAGGAGCTTGTGGAATGGATTCAGCGAGATGCCGTCGAGGCCCGCAAAATATTGAAAGTCAGTGAATAA
- the truB gene encoding tRNA pseudouridine(55) synthase TruB: MTQLEGILAVHKPAGWTSHDVVAKVRGMVRLKRIGHTGTLDPEVTGVLPLCLGRATRVVEYLQELPKEYHAVLRLGYSTDTEDITGNVVETADGVHVTREEALEALQSFTGQISQIPPMFSAVKINGKRLYELAREGKTVERKSRTVTIHEIEMTDFDAEGDYTEISFRVLCSKGTYIRTLCVDIGKKLGVPSVMVKLVRTVSAGITEEQCLTLEQIEQFMKDDTLHTRLIPVDQAIDFLPKHTVSEEKTDAALQGQRLSSRAVEPPVDSSEPIRLYDIKENFLGIYKRQEETGAIVPVKVFS, translated from the coding sequence ATGACACAATTAGAAGGCATCTTGGCCGTTCACAAGCCGGCAGGCTGGACATCCCACGATGTGGTCGCGAAAGTTCGGGGAATGGTTCGTTTGAAGCGAATCGGACATACGGGCACGCTGGACCCCGAAGTAACGGGTGTGCTTCCGTTATGCTTGGGGAGAGCCACACGAGTTGTGGAATACCTGCAGGAACTGCCTAAAGAATATCATGCGGTTCTCCGCCTCGGATATTCGACGGATACCGAAGATATTACCGGGAATGTAGTGGAGACGGCAGATGGTGTCCATGTGACAAGGGAGGAAGCGCTTGAAGCGCTGCAATCTTTTACAGGCCAGATCTCGCAGATTCCGCCCATGTTTTCCGCTGTCAAAATCAATGGTAAACGATTATACGAGCTTGCCAGAGAAGGGAAGACGGTGGAACGCAAGAGCCGGACGGTAACGATTCATGAAATCGAAATGACGGATTTTGATGCTGAAGGGGATTATACGGAAATTTCTTTCCGCGTATTATGCTCCAAAGGTACATACATCCGCACGCTTTGCGTGGATATCGGGAAGAAGCTCGGCGTGCCATCTGTCATGGTTAAGCTGGTACGCACAGTATCAGCGGGAATCACGGAGGAGCAGTGCTTAACCCTGGAGCAAATTGAGCAGTTCATGAAGGATGATACGCTGCACACCCGGCTTATTCCCGTGGATCAAGCGATTGATTTTCTGCCGAAGCATACGGTTTCTGAAGAGAAAACCGATGCTGCCCTGCAAGGACAGCGCTTGTCCTCAAGAGCGGTGGAGCCGCCGGTTGACAGCTCGGAGCCTATTCGTTTGTATGATATAAAGGAAAACTTTCTGGGAATCTATAAGCGGCAAGAGGAGACAGGGGCTATCGTTCCTGTGAAAGTATTTTCCTAA
- a CDS encoding DHH family phosphoesterase: MQTYEQELQQVKSFLLEHDDYLVVSHVQPDGDAVSSTLAVGWLLSCLGKKFTMINEGPIPKRMKMLWHAEDILNLSEQHPGRTFSHVICVDCADFARVGYTKQVFADHASIVNIDHHPTNDRYGAVNLVVPDAAATAEILYDLLNLFEVNWDADIATAIYTGLLTDTGGFRYSNTSPKVMSIASDLLSYGVNGPEIAETLLEEMTLPQMKVLVQALNTLSLSDDGKIAWVYVTPEFMELCGAVSEDLEGIVNYPRNIQGVEVGILFKSLKSGMVKASLRSAGKVDVAALAQIFGGGGHVRAAGCSIEGSLHDIIPRVIEQVRLKL, translated from the coding sequence ATGCAGACCTATGAACAAGAGCTGCAGCAGGTGAAGTCATTCCTGCTGGAGCACGATGATTATTTGGTTGTGTCGCATGTTCAGCCCGATGGAGATGCAGTCAGTTCCACCCTAGCGGTGGGCTGGCTTCTCTCATGTCTGGGCAAGAAATTCACGATGATCAATGAGGGGCCCATTCCAAAACGCATGAAAATGTTGTGGCATGCAGAAGACATTCTCAATCTGTCAGAACAGCATCCTGGAAGAACGTTCTCACACGTCATTTGTGTGGATTGTGCGGATTTTGCTAGAGTAGGCTATACGAAACAAGTATTTGCCGATCATGCAAGCATCGTTAATATTGACCATCATCCAACAAACGATCGTTATGGAGCCGTCAACCTGGTCGTGCCGGACGCGGCAGCAACCGCTGAAATCCTTTATGATTTGCTGAATTTGTTTGAAGTGAACTGGGATGCCGATATTGCAACAGCGATATATACGGGATTGTTAACCGATACCGGCGGTTTTCGCTATTCGAATACATCGCCCAAGGTGATGAGTATTGCTTCGGATCTGTTGTCCTATGGCGTCAACGGTCCCGAGATTGCGGAAACGTTACTGGAGGAAATGACGCTTCCACAGATGAAGGTGCTGGTTCAGGCGTTAAACACGTTAAGTCTGTCGGATGACGGCAAAATAGCCTGGGTATACGTAACGCCTGAGTTTATGGAATTATGCGGCGCCGTTAGCGAGGATCTGGAGGGAATTGTCAATTACCCCCGCAACATTCAGGGAGTTGAAGTCGGCATTCTGTTCAAATCGCTGAAGTCCGGAATGGTCAAGGCGAGTTTACGTTCAGCCGGAAAAGTGGATGTGGCGGCATTAGCTCAAATATTTGGCGGAGGCGGCCATGTGCGGGCAGCCGGTTGCAGCATTGAAGGCTCGCTTCATGACATTATTCCTAGAGTAATAGAGCAGGTGAGATTAAAGCTATGA
- the rbfA gene encoding 30S ribosome-binding factor RbfA, translated as MAKIRTGRVGEQIKKELSQLIQTEMKDPRIGFITVTGVDVTNDLSQAKVYLSVLGDDEQKAASLKGLEKASGFLRSELGKRIRLRHVPELIFKFDDSIAYGSHIEKLLTEIVDREEK; from the coding sequence ATGGCAAAAATCAGAACTGGGCGCGTAGGCGAGCAGATTAAAAAAGAGCTCAGCCAACTGATCCAAACGGAGATGAAAGACCCAAGAATCGGTTTCATTACAGTGACCGGTGTTGATGTTACAAACGACCTGTCTCAAGCGAAGGTATACCTGAGCGTGCTCGGCGACGACGAGCAGAAGGCAGCTTCCTTAAAAGGGTTGGAGAAGGCAAGCGGCTTTCTCCGCTCCGAGCTGGGCAAGCGGATTCGACTCCGGCATGTGCCGGAGCTGATCTTCAAATTCGATGATTCCATTGCGTACGGCAGCCATATTGAGAAGCTGTTGACCGAAATCGTGGATCGCGAAGAGAAATAG
- the infB gene encoding translation initiation factor IF-2 has translation MSKQENKDNKLRVYEYAKSLNMSSKEIITILKRLNVPVNNHMSVMENDTVSKVEQFFKDIKSNAAAKRDSGDASRTENRKPAVSGANAAATVSNARTEGTSASGSAEGNRNGQDGMRNSGQRATGQQGQSQPKKQQEKQVGMNSRTNQNTQNASGSQRPQGGQDTRRNQSGSAQGSQQNNRSQASRPGGSTQTGSRPQGGGQGGARPQGSNQGGSRPQGSNNQGGARPQSKPGGTGGGFTSSNNNNSNSQNRGSRNNNNNRSDSKRFDDNNRQGGFRGNNRGGKNNRGRNQHNQQPPREKIDNTPKKIIVRGNMTVGETAKLLHKDASEVIKKLIFLGVMATINQELDIDTILLLAGEFGVEVEVKIPVEEDRFETVEENDAPEELKERPPVVTIMGHVDHGKTTLLDAIRSTNVSSGEAGGITQHIGAYQVEINNKKITFLDTPGHEAFTAMRARGAQVTDMTIIVVAADDGVMPQTVEAINHAKAAGLPIIVAVNKIDKPDANPDKVKQELTEYELVPEEWGGDTIFVNVSAKQRMGLEDLLEMILLVAEVNEYKANPDKRARGTVIEAELDKGRGPVARILVQHGTLKVGDAFVAGNCFGRIRAMVNDKGRRLKEAGPSTPVEITGLTEVPGAGDPFMVFEDERKARNIADKRAITHRQSELNTNTRVTLDDLFQHIKDGEIKDLNVIIKGDVQGSVEALKGSLNKIEVEGVRVKIIHSGAGAITESDIILAAASNAIVIGFNVRPDVQAKQTAEQEKVDIRLHRVIYNVIEEIEQAMKGMLDPEYKETVIGHAEVRNTFKVSKVGTIAGCMVTSGKIARNAEVRLIRDGIVVHEGKIDSLKRFKDDAKEVAQGYECGITLASYSDVKEGDVIEAFIMETVER, from the coding sequence TTGAGTAAACAGGAAAACAAAGACAATAAACTTCGAGTATACGAATATGCTAAATCGTTGAACATGAGCAGTAAAGAAATCATCACGATCCTTAAACGTTTGAACGTTCCGGTCAATAACCATATGAGCGTAATGGAAAACGATACGGTGTCCAAGGTCGAGCAGTTCTTTAAAGATATCAAATCGAATGCAGCAGCCAAGCGGGATAGTGGCGACGCTTCCCGAACCGAGAATCGTAAACCGGCGGTTTCCGGAGCCAATGCGGCTGCAACTGTATCCAATGCAAGAACAGAAGGCACTTCCGCTAGCGGAAGTGCAGAAGGCAACCGTAATGGGCAGGACGGTATGCGTAATTCAGGACAGAGAGCAACAGGACAACAAGGTCAAAGCCAGCCCAAAAAACAACAGGAAAAGCAGGTAGGTATGAATAGTAGAACGAATCAAAACACTCAGAATGCTTCAGGTTCCCAGCGTCCCCAAGGAGGACAGGATACCCGAAGAAATCAGTCTGGCTCCGCACAAGGAAGTCAGCAGAACAATCGTAGCCAAGCATCCAGACCAGGCGGCAGCACGCAGACCGGATCACGTCCTCAGGGCGGAGGTCAAGGCGGCGCACGTCCGCAAGGCAGTAATCAAGGTGGATCGCGTCCGCAGGGCAGCAACAACCAAGGCGGAGCACGTCCACAGAGCAAGCCGGGTGGAACCGGAGGCGGATTCACAAGCTCTAACAACAACAACAGTAACAGCCAGAACCGCGGTTCCAGAAACAACAATAACAATCGTTCAGACTCCAAGCGTTTTGATGACAACAACCGTCAAGGTGGATTCCGTGGCAACAATCGCGGTGGAAAGAACAACCGTGGCCGGAATCAACATAATCAGCAGCCGCCTCGTGAGAAAATCGACAACACGCCGAAGAAAATTATCGTCCGTGGCAACATGACCGTCGGTGAAACGGCGAAGCTGCTTCACAAGGACGCTTCCGAAGTCATCAAGAAGCTGATTTTCCTCGGCGTGATGGCCACCATCAACCAGGAGCTGGATATCGATACGATTCTATTGCTCGCTGGCGAATTCGGTGTAGAAGTCGAAGTGAAAATTCCGGTTGAGGAAGATCGTTTTGAGACCGTTGAAGAAAACGATGCTCCGGAAGAACTGAAAGAGCGTCCACCGGTCGTTACCATCATGGGTCACGTCGACCACGGTAAAACGACGCTGCTTGATGCGATCCGTTCCACGAATGTATCGAGTGGAGAGGCTGGCGGTATTACGCAGCATATCGGTGCTTATCAAGTCGAGATCAATAACAAGAAGATTACGTTCCTGGATACACCAGGCCACGAAGCGTTTACGGCTATGCGTGCCCGTGGTGCGCAAGTAACGGATATGACGATCATCGTGGTTGCGGCTGACGACGGCGTGATGCCACAGACGGTCGAAGCGATTAACCATGCGAAAGCTGCAGGCTTGCCGATCATCGTTGCCGTGAACAAAATCGATAAACCTGATGCTAACCCGGATAAAGTCAAACAAGAATTGACGGAATACGAGTTAGTGCCTGAAGAGTGGGGCGGAGACACCATCTTCGTTAACGTTTCGGCGAAACAGCGGATGGGTCTGGAAGACTTGCTTGAAATGATTCTTCTGGTAGCAGAAGTGAATGAATATAAAGCAAACCCTGACAAACGCGCACGCGGTACTGTTATTGAGGCTGAGCTCGATAAAGGCAGAGGTCCGGTAGCACGCATTCTCGTTCAGCATGGTACATTGAAAGTGGGCGACGCCTTCGTAGCGGGCAACTGCTTTGGTCGTATTCGTGCAATGGTGAACGATAAAGGACGTCGATTAAAAGAAGCGGGTCCTTCAACGCCGGTTGAAATTACCGGTTTGACTGAAGTTCCAGGCGCCGGCGATCCGTTTATGGTGTTTGAAGATGAGCGTAAAGCGCGTAATATCGCTGATAAGCGTGCGATTACCCATCGTCAATCCGAGTTGAACACGAATACCCGCGTGACGCTGGATGATCTGTTCCAACACATTAAAGACGGTGAGATCAAAGATCTTAACGTGATTATCAAAGGTGACGTACAAGGTTCTGTTGAGGCACTGAAAGGTTCCTTGAACAAAATCGAGGTGGAAGGCGTTCGCGTCAAAATTATCCACAGCGGTGCCGGGGCAATCACGGAATCCGATATTATTTTGGCCGCTGCTTCCAACGCGATTGTTATCGGCTTTAACGTTCGTCCGGACGTTCAAGCGAAGCAAACCGCCGAGCAGGAAAAGGTTGATATTCGTCTGCACCGTGTAATATATAATGTAATCGAGGAAATTGAGCAAGCTATGAAGGGGATGCTCGATCCGGAGTACAAAGAAACCGTGATCGGTCATGCGGAAGTCCGCAACACCTTTAAAGTGAGCAAAGTGGGTACGATTGCAGGATGTATGGTGACATCCGGTAAAATTGCGCGTAACGCAGAAGTTCGCTTGATCCGTGACGGCATTGTCGTTCATGAAGGCAAGATCGATTCCCTCAAGCGCTTTAAAGATGACGCTAAAGAAGTGGCACAGGGTTATGAGTGCGGTATTACCTTGGCAAGCTATAGCGACGTCAAAGAAGGAGACGTAATCGAAGCCTTCATCATGGAGACAGTAGAGCGCTAA
- a CDS encoding YlxQ family RNA-binding protein, with amino-acid sequence MNRALSQLGLAMRAGKVVTGDEIVLKAIRSSEAKLVILAGDASVNTTKKIRDKCGSYNIPLVIGFDRESLGTSVGKPERVVLAVTDQGFAEMISKKLETMSEVEYIE; translated from the coding sequence ATGAATAGGGCGCTTTCTCAGCTCGGCCTGGCCATGAGGGCAGGTAAGGTGGTTACCGGGGATGAGATCGTGCTCAAAGCCATCCGGTCTTCTGAAGCAAAATTGGTTATTCTGGCGGGTGACGCCTCAGTGAATACAACAAAGAAGATCCGCGATAAATGCGGTTCTTACAATATCCCTCTGGTAATCGGATTTGACCGGGAAAGTCTGGGCACAAGTGTAGGTAAACCCGAGCGGGTTGTGCTGGCAGTTACGGATCAAGGATTCGCAGAAATGATCTCCAAGAAACTGGAGACAATGTCGGAGGTGGAGTATATTGAGTAA
- the rnpM gene encoding RNase P modulator RnpM, whose amino-acid sequence MKQRKIPLRKCVACQEMMPKKELIRIVRTPEDAVLIDLTGKKSGRGAYLCGKVSCFKLAHKNKALDRALKQHVKPEIYEQLAQDFIKVEDEFLAAKESAADDE is encoded by the coding sequence TTGAAACAGAGAAAGATACCGCTGCGTAAATGTGTAGCGTGTCAGGAAATGATGCCGAAGAAAGAGCTTATCCGGATTGTTAGGACTCCCGAGGATGCTGTCCTGATCGATCTCACCGGCAAAAAGTCGGGACGGGGAGCGTATTTATGCGGCAAAGTTTCCTGCTTCAAGCTGGCGCACAAAAATAAAGCACTGGATCGCGCGTTGAAACAACATGTGAAGCCAGAGATCTATGAACAGTTGGCACAGGATTTCATCAAGGTGGAAGATGAATTCCTGGCTGCAAAAGAGAGTGCTGCCGATGATGAATAG